A genomic window from Gossypium hirsutum isolate 1008001.06 chromosome D12, Gossypium_hirsutum_v2.1, whole genome shotgun sequence includes:
- the LOC107941985 gene encoding probable inorganic phosphate transporter 1-4: MANQLGVLNALDAVKTQWYHFTTIVIVGMGFFTDAYDLFSISLITKLLGRIYYSDALSKKPGTLPPHIVVAVIGVAFCRTLAGQLFFGWLGDKLGRKRVYGLTLMLMVIFSIASGLSFEKSPDGVMATLCFFRFWLGFHMLQSL, encoded by the coding sequence ATGGCAAACCAACTTGGAGTTCTTAATGCGTTGGATGCAGTAAAGACACAATGGTATCATTTCACTACAATTGTGATTGTTGGAATGGGTTTCTTCACTGATGCTTATGACCTTTTTAGCATCTCTCTTATCACAAAATTGCTCGGTCGTATTTACTACTCTGATGCACTTTCTAAAAAGCCTGGAACTTTGCCTCCTCATATTGTAGTTGCTGTTATTGGAGTGGCCTTTTGCCGAACTTTAGCTGGACAACTTTTCTTTGGTTGGCTTGGTGATAAATTAGGCCGAAAACGAGTTTATGGACTCACCTTGATGCTCATGGTGATCTTTTCCATTGCCTCTGGACTTTCCTTCGAAAAGTCTCCAGATGGTGTAATGGCAACCCTTTGCTTCTTCAGGTTTTGGCTTGGTTTTCACATGCTGCAGTCATTGTAG